A stretch of Methanobrevibacter sp. YE315 DNA encodes these proteins:
- a CDS encoding MarR family winged helix-turn-helix transcriptional regulator — translation MTTEKTDKFDSMPFFALIHHISKNKLIYSRKNPNRIDMVHEGRYLMEIHKRNNLSQDDLANIFGQSKGTIAKALRKLEDNGYVERTVDENNRRKYILKTTKEGEELAILLKKDLDEWEEKVGINELDDETKNQLRKIARKSEEILKE, via the coding sequence ATGACTACAGAAAAGACAGATAAATTTGATTCAATGCCTTTTTTTGCATTGATTCATCACATATCTAAAAATAAACTAATATACTCTAGGAAGAATCCAAATCGTATAGATATGGTCCATGAAGGTCGTTATTTAATGGAAATTCATAAAAGGAACAATTTGTCCCAGGATGACCTTGCAAACATATTTGGCCAAAGCAAAGGAACAATAGCCAAAGCTTTAAGGAAATTGGAAGATAATGGATATGTTGAAAGAACAGTTGATGAAAACAATAGGAGAAAATACATATTAAAAACAACAAAAGAAGGAGAAGAACTAGCTATTTTATTGAAAAAAGATTTAGACGAATGGGAAGAAAAAGTCGGAATCAATGAACTAGACGATGAAACAAAAAATCAATTAAGAAAAATAGCTAGAAAAAGTGAAGAGATACTTAAAGAATGA
- a CDS encoding SAP domain-containing protein has product MSEQKLEIFNVLNFLNSGYKLEDILKEGNFGTFPSAEDCINYLVDEGYLEGDVSIDVDVEITAEAISKKYIVSELKDILRENGLKVSGKKQELVERVLPVLKEAKNARNIDVDVNEEKSYDLKLTDKAYEFLKENDWIDLYMFALVAFRFEDYETYVNSSSAGKIETGLNFCDEIISRALMVNQFLVFIDALSAKAHVYAYDGDYDSFLDYDLQRYILGLNPIVMDPQTYATYNVINEANILNLRNVLEKLEMGSLKKRFDRIWNISNIHNITVPKKSCYKILQKAISGADIEELNFDLRQKYFDKKFGI; this is encoded by the coding sequence GTGAGTGAACAAAAATTAGAGATTTTTAATGTTTTGAATTTTTTAAATAGTGGCTATAAACTTGAAGATATCTTGAAAGAAGGCAATTTTGGAACATTTCCGTCAGCTGAAGACTGCATCAACTATCTGGTTGATGAAGGATATCTTGAAGGAGATGTCTCAATTGATGTTGATGTGGAAATAACTGCTGAAGCAATATCCAAAAAGTACATAGTTTCCGAGCTAAAGGATATTTTAAGGGAAAACGGACTTAAAGTTTCAGGTAAAAAACAGGAATTGGTAGAAAGGGTTTTGCCTGTATTGAAAGAAGCTAAGAATGCACGTAATATCGATGTTGATGTTAATGAAGAAAAATCATATGATTTGAAATTAACCGATAAGGCTTATGAATTTTTAAAAGAAAATGATTGGATTGATTTATACATGTTTGCTCTTGTAGCATTCAGATTTGAAGATTATGAGACTTATGTCAATTCCTCATCAGCGGGTAAAATTGAAACCGGTTTAAACTTCTGTGATGAGATTATTTCAAGGGCATTAATGGTCAATCAGTTTTTAGTATTTATAGATGCGTTATCTGCAAAAGCACATGTCTATGCATATGATGGAGATTATGATTCATTCTTGGATTATGATTTGCAAAGATATATCCTGGGATTGAATCCGATTGTAATGGACCCTCAGACTTACGCTACATATAATGTTATAAACGAAGCCAATATTCTCAATTTAAGAAATGTTTTAGAAAAATTGGAAATGGGCAGCTTAAAGAAAAGATTTGACAGAATCTGGAATATTTCCAATATTCATAATATCACTGTACCTAAAAAGTCCTGTTATAAGATTTTGCAGAAGGCCATTTCTGGTGCAGACATCGAAGAGCTTAATTTTGACTTAAGACAAAAATATTTTGATAAGAAATTTGGGATTTAG
- a CDS encoding DUF998 domain-containing protein: protein MRSKVAGIVFIIGSLYYVIAEAISAAFFNASLPETYIFHTISELGIPHPNSPLFWLMNTAFILIGLALIFGSFYEFKDYIVKNKAIFYIFTLITGLGVIIVGLIHGGNPLTSGYHTLGAVMAILGGNILLIIVSRSMKDFGNYQKLTLVLGIFGLIVFWIMFFNITSIYMPVFERLSVYTMIVWSFSTGVYLLLN from the coding sequence ATGAGAAGCAAGGTTGCCGGAATTGTATTCATAATAGGTAGTTTGTACTATGTTATAGCTGAAGCTATTTCAGCAGCTTTTTTCAATGCTTCACTACCGGAAACTTATATTTTCCACACCATTTCAGAGCTTGGAATCCCACATCCGAACTCACCGTTATTCTGGTTAATGAACACAGCCTTTATTTTAATAGGTCTGGCATTGATATTCGGTTCTTTCTATGAGTTCAAGGATTATATAGTCAAAAATAAAGCTATTTTTTATATATTCACATTGATAACCGGTTTGGGTGTTATTATCGTTGGTTTGATTCATGGAGGAAACCCGTTGACATCCGGCTATCACACTTTGGGCGCTGTGATGGCAATTCTTGGAGGGAACATCCTTTTAATTATCGTTTCAAGATCAATGAAAGACTTTGGAAACTATCAGAAGTTGACCTTGGTTTTGGGTATTTTTGGCTTAATTGTGTTTTGGATAATGTTTTTCAATATCACAAGCATCTACATGCCGGTATTCGAGAGGCTTTCTGTTTATACTATGATTGTCTGGAGTTTTTCAACCGGTGTTTACCTTCTTTTAAATTAA
- a CDS encoding GNAT family N-acetyltransferase yields MTNLRKAKPSEAEEILRFYRNIINSIKETDFKPKWNEHYPNLEYIKTSIKKEELYTYTKDDTIISCVIINNLFNPEYGNINWAIDAESDEVTIIHTFAVNSNFSRKGIGKEIFEQIKINALNNNQKTIRTDVINGNVGAQKFFKKIGFQYVDSIELFHEAVGLEKFHLYEYLLKK; encoded by the coding sequence ATGACCAATCTAAGGAAAGCAAAACCCAGCGAAGCCGAAGAAATACTAAGATTCTATCGCAATATCATCAATTCGATTAAAGAGACTGATTTTAAACCTAAATGGAATGAACACTACCCTAACCTAGAATACATTAAAACAAGCATCAAAAAAGAGGAGTTATATACTTACACAAAAGACGATACTATAATATCCTGCGTAATTATAAACAATCTGTTTAACCCGGAATATGGAAATATTAACTGGGCCATTGATGCAGAATCAGATGAAGTCACAATAATCCATACCTTTGCAGTCAATTCCAATTTTTCAAGAAAAGGAATAGGAAAAGAAATATTTGAACAAATAAAAATCAATGCCCTCAATAACAATCAAAAGACCATTAGAACTGATGTTATTAACGGAAATGTCGGTGCTCAAAAATTTTTTAAAAAAATAGGGTTTCAATATGTGGACAGCATTGAATTGTTCCATGAAGCTGTCGGATTGGAAAAATTTCATCTTTATGAATACTTGCTAAAAAAATAA
- a CDS encoding reductive dehalogenase domain-containing protein: MSEMNDLKDYLKRRGVSKVGFADVDGLANEFVDLPNGISLVLKLPKKAMYYIDQEDYKSYWNCFHSKIAELTEISLKGEEYIKNLGYDAFALTMQRNECDMKKLLSILPYKTIATKSGMGWIGRSALFVTPEYGSMVALGGILTDMPLEFGTPITDSQCDDCENCQKACPVGAINPQKWNDRLNREDIIDIDACFEYIMDQYKNGLGCTKCMCECKLTQAYLKGK; encoded by the coding sequence ATGTCTGAGATGAATGACCTTAAGGATTACCTTAAAAGGCGGGGCGTCAGCAAAGTTGGTTTTGCCGATGTCGACGGTTTGGCAAACGAATTTGTAGATTTGCCCAACGGAATAAGTCTTGTTTTAAAGCTTCCTAAAAAGGCAATGTATTATATAGACCAGGAAGATTACAAATCCTATTGGAATTGTTTTCACTCAAAGATTGCTGAATTGACTGAAATTTCCCTTAAAGGTGAAGAATACATTAAAAACCTTGGATATGATGCATTTGCTCTAACCATGCAGAGAAATGAATGCGATATGAAAAAGCTATTGAGCATTTTGCCTTACAAGACAATAGCCACCAAATCAGGAATGGGATGGATTGGACGATCTGCACTTTTTGTTACACCAGAATATGGATCAATGGTTGCTTTAGGCGGCATATTGACCGATATGCCTCTTGAGTTCGGAACACCAATAACAGATTCCCAATGTGATGACTGTGAAAACTGTCAGAAAGCTTGTCCCGTTGGGGCAATCAATCCTCAAAAATGGAATGACCGTTTGAATAGAGAAGACATCATTGACATTGATGCCTGTTTCGAATATATAATGGACCAATACAAAAACGGATTGGGCTGTACAAAATGCATGTGCGAATGCAAGCTCACTCAAGCATATTTAAAAGGCAAATGA
- a CDS encoding TetR/AcrR family transcriptional regulator, which produces MNTKEKIFDVALDLFSKKGYDSVSLREIAEEVGIKKSSIYSHYSSKEAILMDIFEYFTDLFEQDELLNSKDYTLSADNELLLENPEMFYHRGSEAIKRMVSEERNLKIWKLIFIQMHYNESIRLFFQNEMLVKPLIFWKGFFTILKENGIIRADCNPELLAKEYYSFPIYLLLELSAKYDDIPESSLDDFFRQAEDHAEFLLDCVKVK; this is translated from the coding sequence ATGAATACTAAGGAAAAGATTTTTGATGTGGCATTGGATCTATTTTCAAAAAAAGGATATGACTCAGTTTCACTTAGGGAAATTGCAGAAGAAGTAGGAATTAAAAAAAGCTCAATATATAGCCATTATTCTTCTAAAGAAGCAATATTAATGGACATATTCGAATATTTCACAGACCTTTTCGAACAGGATGAATTGCTTAACAGCAAAGATTATACTTTATCTGCAGACAATGAACTATTGCTTGAAAACCCCGAAATGTTCTATCATAGAGGGTCTGAAGCTATAAAGAGAATGGTATCGGAGGAAAGAAACCTTAAAATCTGGAAGCTGATTTTCATACAGATGCATTATAATGAGTCTATAAGATTATTTTTCCAAAATGAGATGCTTGTCAAGCCATTGATATTCTGGAAGGGTTTTTTCACTATTTTAAAAGAAAACGGAATCATACGTGCAGACTGCAATCCTGAATTGCTGGCAAAGGAATATTACAGTTTTCCAATATATCTCCTTTTGGAACTTTCAGCCAAATATGATGATATTCCCGAAAGCTCATTGGATGACTTCTTTAGGCAAGCAGAAGACCATGCTGAATTCCTGCTCGATTGTGTGAAGGTGAAATAG
- a CDS encoding radical SAM protein — MEDNFDIQEYLAEGVEIILKDAFRASLKNPKESLFLVKFSKHAKKATKIRQKYSENGQNIPVFLIASITSSCNLHCTGCYSRANNSCSDDAPSNQLNDDEWGDIFNQARDMGISFIVLAGGEPLMRNDVIVKASNFHEILFPIFTNGTMINEDYLKLFDENRNLVPVLSIEGDEKITDSRRGTGVYSQLVNSMDLMRNNNIIFGTSLTFTKGNLPSLLSDDFIDRLHDFGCKVVFFIEYVPVNEQTIDLAPSDDERELLLNELDRLRNKYRDMLFLSFPGDEKTSGGCLAAGRGFFHINSHGGAEPCPASPYSDINVRDTSLIEALNSNLFMSLRDGGILMDDHEGGCVLFENKEKVEKLLDNN; from the coding sequence ATGGAAGATAATTTTGATATTCAGGAATACCTTGCCGAAGGTGTTGAAATCATTTTAAAAGATGCTTTTCGCGCTTCATTAAAGAATCCTAAAGAAAGCTTGTTTCTGGTTAAATTTTCAAAGCATGCAAAAAAGGCTACCAAAATCAGGCAAAAGTATAGTGAAAATGGTCAGAATATTCCTGTTTTCTTAATAGCAAGCATTACAAGCAGCTGCAACCTTCATTGTACTGGATGTTACTCACGGGCCAATAATTCATGCAGCGATGATGCTCCTTCAAATCAGCTTAATGATGATGAATGGGGGGATATATTCAATCAGGCAAGGGACATGGGAATAAGCTTTATAGTTCTTGCAGGCGGAGAGCCCCTTATGAGGAATGATGTTATAGTTAAGGCCAGTAATTTCCACGAAATTTTATTCCCAATATTCACAAACGGAACAATGATAAATGAGGATTATCTGAAGCTATTTGATGAGAACAGAAATCTTGTCCCGGTTTTATCTATTGAAGGAGATGAAAAAATCACAGATTCCAGAAGGGGAACAGGCGTCTATAGCCAATTGGTTAATTCGATGGATTTGATGAGAAACAACAATATAATCTTTGGTACTTCTCTTACTTTTACAAAAGGAAACCTGCCTTCACTTCTTTCAGATGATTTCATTGACAGATTGCATGATTTCGGATGCAAAGTCGTATTTTTCATTGAGTATGTTCCGGTCAATGAGCAGACAATAGACCTTGCGCCTAGTGACGATGAAAGGGAATTGCTGTTAAATGAACTTGACCGTTTACGAAACAAATACCGTGACATGCTGTTCCTGTCATTTCCTGGAGATGAAAAGACTTCCGGAGGCTGCTTGGCTGCCGGAAGAGGCTTTTTCCATATAAACTCTCATGGCGGTGCCGAACCATGTCCTGCTTCACCATATTCAGATATAAATGTACGGGATACATCGCTCATTGAAGCATTGAATTCCAATTTATTCATGTCACTTAGAGATGGTGGAATTCTTATGGACGACCATGAAGGAGGTTGCGTTTTATTTGAAAATAAGGAAAAAGTTGAAAAGTTATTGGACAATAATTGA
- the argB gene encoding acetylglutamate kinase, translated as MKDIDVLIEALPYIKKFHGKKILIKYGGHAMIDDEAMSSTARDTVLLKYVGMKPLIVHGGGPEISRSMDKLGKEPKFIKGLRVTDEETMEIIEMVLVGKISTEIVSELINHDGHAISLSGKDSSLIFAHKKGASKIDEEFVDLGLVGEVDCVNTDLLDLFLDNDYIPVISPIGIAKDGTSLNLNADTAAGEVASAVGAEKLIILTDVPGVLRDPDDPSSLIQKIRVDEVPDLIEEGIISGGMIPKIETCVKAIENGVKSCHIIDGRKKHSLLLEIFTTEGIGTMIYK; from the coding sequence ATGAAAGATATTGATGTTTTAATTGAAGCTTTGCCATATATCAAAAAGTTTCACGGTAAAAAAATTTTAATTAAATATGGCGGACATGCAATGATTGACGATGAAGCGATGTCTTCCACAGCTCGCGATACTGTTTTACTTAAATATGTTGGGATGAAACCATTAATTGTGCATGGTGGAGGTCCGGAAATTTCCAGATCAATGGATAAGTTAGGTAAGGAACCTAAATTCATTAAAGGTTTAAGGGTTACCGATGAAGAAACCATGGAAATTATCGAAATGGTTTTAGTTGGTAAAATTTCAACAGAAATAGTATCTGAACTCATTAATCATGATGGTCATGCAATTAGTTTATCAGGTAAAGATTCAAGTTTAATATTCGCTCACAAAAAGGGAGCAAGTAAAATTGATGAAGAGTTTGTAGATTTAGGTCTCGTTGGTGAAGTTGACTGTGTAAACACTGATTTACTTGACCTCTTTTTAGATAATGATTACATTCCAGTTATATCTCCAATAGGTATTGCAAAAGATGGAACAAGCCTTAACTTGAATGCGGACACTGCAGCAGGTGAAGTGGCAAGTGCAGTTGGTGCTGAAAAATTAATCATATTGACTGATGTTCCAGGTGTTTTAAGAGATCCTGACGATCCATCTTCTTTAATTCAAAAAATCAGAGTGGATGAAGTACCAGATTTGATAGAAGAAGGCATCATTTCTGGCGGAATGATTCCAAAAATCGAAACTTGCGTTAAAGCTATTGAAAATGGTGTTAAATCCTGCCATATTATTGATGGACGTAAAAAACATTCCTTGCTTTTGGAAATCTTTACCACTGAAGGTATTGGAACTATGATTTATAAATAA
- a CDS encoding class I adenylate-forming enzyme family protein: MLNITTFLDANSKRLDKDVLYNPTTNDKYNSGEILSIVSEIGRKLKDLGIKKGDRVLIYLKNSEEYLFSLFAIWRIGAIAIPTNRVFTASELEYIVDDSGAKLMITDEEAKDIVDIEMFIPKNVSEFKNCEVLEAENTDWDDLCQLQYTSGTTGKPKGAMLTHGNYFTAIHNECDVLTLKQDDVFLGIYPMAHVGLSWGISALRAAAFYIMMEQFDMDKYLELCEKEKVTVLSGMPPVIHSLTTMDARKHLKTVREIISGGGPLHKKIWKDFHQTYQIPIINAYGLSETIVIGTGTVIRPEDYWEADRFESVGHPVCFSEVKIVDEYDPSIIMPKFKQGEIALRGPAIAKGYWGNDEKTKEAFLDDGWFLTGDVGYLDDDNRLFITDRKKDMIVMSGWKIYPTEVEEVLIKYPALKEIAIFSIDDCHRGEIPVAAVVWENDADDEGLIAYARENLSRYKVPKKIFALDELPRVNGWKLLRRELREMFKV; the protein is encoded by the coding sequence ATGTTAAATATTACTACTTTTTTAGATGCAAATTCAAAACGATTAGACAAAGATGTTTTATACAATCCAACAACCAACGACAAATACAACTCCGGTGAAATCTTATCGATAGTTTCTGAAATTGGAAGAAAACTAAAGGATTTAGGAATCAAAAAGGGTGACAGAGTATTGATTTATTTAAAAAATTCAGAAGAATACTTATTTTCACTTTTTGCCATATGGAGAATAGGCGCAATAGCCATTCCAACAAACAGAGTATTTACCGCTAGCGAACTTGAATACATTGTAGATGATTCAGGCGCTAAACTGATGATTACAGATGAAGAAGCAAAAGACATTGTTGACATTGAAATGTTCATCCCAAAAAATGTCTCTGAATTTAAAAATTGTGAAGTATTGGAAGCGGAAAATACCGATTGGGATGACTTATGCCAATTGCAATATACTTCAGGAACTACAGGTAAACCTAAAGGAGCAATGCTTACCCATGGAAATTACTTTACAGCAATACATAATGAATGTGATGTTTTAACACTAAAACAGGACGATGTATTCTTAGGAATATACCCTATGGCGCATGTTGGCCTTTCCTGGGGAATTTCCGCCCTAAGAGCTGCTGCTTTTTATATTATGATGGAACAGTTCGATATGGACAAATATTTGGAACTGTGTGAAAAGGAAAAAGTTACCGTTTTAAGTGGAATGCCTCCTGTAATTCATTCACTGACAACAATGGATGCTAGAAAACACTTGAAAACTGTCCGCGAAATTATTTCAGGCGGTGGGCCATTGCATAAAAAGATTTGGAAGGATTTCCATCAAACCTACCAAATACCAATCATCAACGCATATGGATTATCCGAAACAATCGTAATCGGAACCGGAACTGTCATCAGACCTGAAGACTACTGGGAAGCTGACAGGTTTGAAAGTGTGGGCCATCCGGTTTGCTTTTCAGAAGTCAAAATTGTGGATGAATATGACCCGTCAATTATCATGCCAAAATTCAAACAAGGGGAAATTGCTCTTAGAGGCCCTGCAATAGCTAAGGGATATTGGGGAAATGATGAAAAAACCAAAGAAGCCTTTTTAGACGACGGATGGTTTTTAACAGGAGATGTCGGATATCTTGATGATGATAATCGTTTATTCATCACAGACCGTAAAAAAGACATGATTGTAATGAGCGGATGGAAAATCTATCCAACAGAAGTTGAAGAAGTCTTAATCAAATATCCTGCCCTTAAGGAAATAGCCATTTTCAGTATTGATGATTGTCACAGAGGAGAAATCCCCGTTGCGGCTGTTGTTTGGGAAAACGATGCAGACGATGAAGGATTAATCGCTTATGCCCGTGAAAACTTATCACGATATAAAGTTCCTAAAAAAATATTTGCCCTTGATGAACTTCCAAGAGTGAATGGCTGGAAATTGCTTAGAAGAGAACTCCGGGAAATGTTTAAGGTTTAA
- the aksF gene encoding homoisocitrate dehydrogenase — translation MYNIAIISGDGIGNEVMSACEYLLDKLDLKFSFKYGEAGFDCFNKNGTTLPEETIKIANDSDAVLFGASTSTPGQPSPIINLRKELNVYANIRPIKSYKGVNSIHDDIDFVIVRENTEGLYSQIEYGDENKMIAERVITRKASERISKAAFNLCIKRGESKVTCVHKSNVLKKTDGVFKESFYKVAQEYPQIKTEDYYVDAMAMYLLTKPQDFDVIVSSNLFGDILSDESAGLVGGLGLAPSGNIGDHNGLFEPVHGSAPDIAGKHIANPCSMILSASMMLDYLGEWEISNDIKRAVEKVIADCKIMTPDLGGNSCTMDVTKAIVKELI, via the coding sequence ATGTATAATATTGCGATAATAAGTGGAGATGGAATAGGAAACGAAGTGATGTCTGCTTGCGAATATTTGCTTGATAAGCTAGATTTGAAATTTAGCTTTAAGTATGGTGAGGCAGGATTTGACTGTTTTAACAAAAACGGAACAACATTACCTGAAGAAACAATAAAAATAGCAAATGATAGTGATGCCGTGCTTTTTGGAGCATCAACTTCAACACCAGGCCAGCCTAGCCCAATTATTAACCTGAGAAAAGAGCTTAATGTTTATGCAAATATAAGACCTATCAAATCATACAAAGGTGTAAATTCAATCCATGACGACATTGACTTTGTAATCGTAAGGGAAAACACCGAAGGATTATATTCTCAGATAGAATACGGTGATGAAAATAAGATGATTGCCGAAAGAGTCATCACCCGAAAAGCGTCTGAAAGGATTTCCAAAGCCGCATTCAATTTATGCATTAAAAGAGGGGAAAGCAAAGTAACCTGCGTTCACAAAAGCAATGTATTGAAAAAGACCGATGGGGTATTTAAAGAAAGCTTTTACAAAGTTGCACAGGAATATCCTCAAATCAAAACTGAAGATTATTATGTAGATGCAATGGCGATGTATCTACTCACAAAACCCCAAGATTTTGACGTAATCGTTTCAAGCAATCTTTTCGGAGACATACTGTCTGATGAAAGTGCAGGACTTGTAGGAGGACTTGGTCTTGCACCATCAGGAAACATTGGAGATCACAACGGCCTGTTTGAACCAGTGCACGGATCAGCACCAGACATTGCAGGAAAACATATAGCCAACCCCTGTTCTATGATACTTTCTGCTTCAATGATGCTTGATTATCTTGGAGAATGGGAAATCTCAAATGATATTAAAAGAGCTGTAGAAAAAGTAATTGCCGACTGCAAAATCATGACTCCTGATTTGGGAGGGAATTCATGCACAATGGATGTTACAAAAGCAATTGTTAAGGAGTTAATTTAA
- a CDS encoding HEAT repeat domain-containing protein, protein MERSIDELIELLNDKDDFVVEDVMGELELRKDESLDPLIDALSHRKKGVRLHAATLLGAIGDPKAIPALIDTLKDNNKLVRREASTALSRMGEPAVDPLIETLGDEDWRVRGAAAWALGNLGDEKAIPELEKLLDDESGFVKSGAQSAIASIKK, encoded by the coding sequence ATGGAAAGAAGTATCGATGAATTGATTGAATTATTAAACGACAAAGATGACTTCGTTGTTGAAGATGTTATGGGAGAATTGGAATTAAGAAAGGATGAATCTTTAGATCCTTTAATTGACGCATTGTCTCATAGGAAAAAAGGTGTCAGATTACATGCAGCTACCTTACTTGGTGCAATAGGTGATCCAAAAGCAATCCCTGCTTTAATTGATACTTTAAAAGACAATAACAAATTAGTTAGAAGAGAAGCATCTACCGCTTTATCCCGTATGGGAGAACCAGCCGTTGACCCGTTAATTGAAACTTTAGGAGATGAAGATTGGAGAGTAAGGGGTGCAGCTGCTTGGGCTCTAGGAAACTTAGGTGATGAAAAAGCTATTCCTGAACTTGAAAAATTGCTTGATGATGAAAGCGGTTTTGTAAAATCAGGCGCACAAAGTGCAATAGCTTCCATTAAGAAATAA
- a CDS encoding YitT family protein: MGLKKFNRYIIYFLSLFIISLGAALSIKANLGTSPLICLPYVCSLISKLSVGEVIFVFNLIYVFIQVILLRGDFEKRQYLQLVIGTVFSAFIDFSLMLVGFLNPVGYLNQMLLLLISCVVVAFGVLLEIQTEIVYLPADGIIVAISKVLKKEFSNVKPFVDTSMVVLAAVLSVVFLGYLAGVREGTIISAIIIGPIVKILKKYLDSYILKLIE; the protein is encoded by the coding sequence ATGGGATTAAAAAAATTCAATAGATATATAATCTATTTTCTTTCTTTATTTATCATTTCATTAGGGGCTGCATTATCCATCAAAGCCAATTTGGGAACTTCCCCTTTAATTTGTCTTCCCTATGTCTGTAGTCTAATTTCAAAATTGAGTGTTGGGGAAGTAATATTCGTATTCAACCTTATTTATGTTTTCATTCAGGTCATTCTTCTTCGCGGCGATTTTGAAAAAAGGCAATATCTGCAACTTGTTATAGGGACAGTTTTTTCCGCATTCATTGATTTTTCGTTGATGTTAGTCGGTTTTTTAAATCCCGTGGGTTATCTCAATCAGATGTTGTTATTGTTAATCAGCTGTGTTGTGGTTGCTTTTGGAGTATTGCTTGAAATCCAAACGGAAATCGTTTATCTTCCTGCCGATGGTATTATTGTAGCTATTTCAAAAGTATTAAAAAAGGAGTTTTCAAATGTAAAACCATTTGTTGACACTTCAATGGTTGTTTTGGCAGCTGTTTTATCTGTTGTATTTTTAGGTTATCTTGCTGGAGTTCGTGAAGGTACAATAATATCCGCAATTATCATCGGGCCGATTGTAAAGATTCTTAAAAAATATTTGGATTCATACATTTTGAAATTAATAGAATAA